One Janthinobacterium sp. TB1-E2 genomic region harbors:
- a CDS encoding phospholipase D-like domain-containing protein, translated as MRRLFVSVVISSLFAGTAHADFTIPGFELVHTSPVETTLTNPDLREPVAVWTELFDSAKKEIVIAQFYAVSKPGTAFEKVLASLTAAGQRGIKIRFLLDQKGVGLSEAATIAQIKAIPNLDLRLIDFDKITGNGIVHAKYLAVDGQVAYIGSQNFDWRSFEHIHETGLRITEPAMVSQVQAIFEQDWQAQALTSQGSRATVLNSKVVPANYAQNAFLLASPNAYNPAGVGDSETGLPALLAQAQSEVRIQLLDYAPLSYGPNRTRPYYAVIDNAVRAAAQRGVKIKLMVSSWNTEAPAIAYLKSLALVPNVDIRIVTIPAASIGFIPFARVIHSKTMTIDGKLAWVGTSNWAGGYFDLSRNLEVVLRNDAMAQRIAALHEQTWSSAYAQPIDINKQYPKPAKATPQGKE; from the coding sequence ATGCGTCGTTTATTTGTTTCTGTCGTTATTTCCAGTCTGTTCGCGGGCACGGCCCACGCGGACTTCACCATTCCCGGCTTTGAGCTCGTGCACACGTCGCCCGTAGAAACCACGTTGACGAATCCCGACCTGCGCGAGCCCGTCGCCGTGTGGACCGAATTGTTCGATTCGGCAAAAAAAGAGATCGTCATCGCCCAGTTCTACGCCGTCAGCAAACCGGGCACGGCCTTTGAAAAGGTGTTGGCCAGCCTGACGGCCGCCGGTCAGCGCGGTATAAAAATCCGCTTCCTGCTGGACCAGAAGGGCGTGGGCTTGTCGGAAGCGGCCACCATCGCCCAGATCAAGGCGATTCCGAACCTGGACTTGCGCCTGATCGACTTCGATAAAATCACGGGCAACGGCATCGTGCACGCGAAATACCTGGCCGTCGATGGCCAGGTGGCGTACATCGGCAGTCAGAATTTCGACTGGCGCTCATTCGAGCACATCCATGAAACGGGCTTGAGAATCACGGAGCCCGCCATGGTGAGCCAGGTGCAGGCCATCTTCGAACAGGATTGGCAAGCCCAGGCATTGACGTCGCAAGGCAGCCGCGCCACGGTGCTCAACAGCAAGGTGGTGCCCGCCAACTACGCACAAAACGCTTTCCTGCTGGCCAGCCCGAACGCCTACAACCCGGCTGGCGTGGGCGACTCGGAAACGGGCTTGCCCGCCTTGCTGGCGCAAGCGCAAAGCGAAGTGCGCATCCAGCTGCTCGATTACGCACCGCTGTCCTACGGCCCGAACCGCACGCGGCCGTACTACGCCGTGATCGACAACGCCGTGCGCGCGGCCGCGCAGCGCGGCGTGAAGATCAAGCTGATGGTGTCAAGCTGGAATACGGAAGCGCCGGCCATCGCCTACCTGAAAAGTCTGGCCCTGGTGCCGAACGTGGACATCCGCATCGTGACGATTCCTGCGGCCTCGATCGGTTTCATCCCGTTCGCACGCGTGATCCACAGCAAGACCATGACCATCGACGGCAAGCTGGCCTGGGTCGGCACGAGCAACTGGGCGGGCGGCTATTTCGACTTGTCGCGCAACCTGGAAGTGGTGTTGCGCAACGACGCCATGGCGCAACGCATCGCCGCGCTGCATGAGCAGACGTGGAGCTCGGCGTATGCGCAGCCGATCGACATCAACAAGCAGTATCCGAAGCCGGCCAAGGCCACGCCGCAAGGCAAGGAGTAA
- a CDS encoding ABC transporter permease has product MTLDDFQFASILVSTVRNAPVLIFAAMAGLFAERSGMIDIGLEGKILASAFASAAVAYTTQNPYYGMAAGMLVCVALALLQAYVSITQKGNQLVAGMAINIAMSGLTFVLAQFFFQQGGRTPDLGSARLFDVVLPGTQYVEHIPFIGWVYAHLIGGHSILVYVAFLLIPLVHWLLYHTRFGLRLRACGENPHAADSAGVSVEATRYLAMLVAGILCSFSGAYLAIVQSGFFLRDMSAGAGYLALTAMVFGNWRPVYTFLGCLMFGFFAAIQIQIEGVDLPVVGRIPGSLIQMVPYVVTVIVLAGLMAKSIAPKAIGIPFVKSR; this is encoded by the coding sequence ATGACACTCGACGACTTTCAATTCGCCAGCATCCTGGTATCGACCGTGCGCAATGCGCCCGTCCTGATCTTTGCCGCCATGGCCGGCCTGTTTGCCGAACGCAGCGGCATGATCGACATCGGCCTGGAAGGCAAGATCCTGGCCAGCGCCTTCGCTTCCGCCGCCGTGGCCTACACGACGCAAAACCCGTATTACGGCATGGCTGCCGGCATGCTCGTCTGCGTCGCCCTGGCCCTGCTGCAGGCCTACGTCAGCATCACGCAAAAGGGCAACCAGCTGGTGGCCGGCATGGCGATCAACATCGCCATGAGCGGACTGACGTTCGTGCTGGCGCAGTTCTTCTTCCAGCAAGGCGGCCGCACGCCCGACCTCGGTTCGGCGCGTCTGTTCGACGTCGTCTTGCCGGGCACGCAATACGTAGAGCACATCCCGTTCATCGGCTGGGTCTACGCCCATTTGATCGGCGGCCATTCCATCCTCGTCTACGTGGCGTTCCTGCTGATCCCGCTTGTGCACTGGCTGCTGTACCACACGCGCTTCGGCCTGCGCCTGCGCGCCTGCGGCGAAAACCCGCATGCTGCCGACTCGGCCGGCGTGAGCGTGGAAGCGACGCGCTACCTGGCCATGCTGGTGGCCGGCATCCTGTGCTCGTTCTCGGGTGCGTATCTTGCCATCGTGCAAAGCGGCTTCTTCCTGCGCGACATGTCGGCCGGCGCCGGCTATCTGGCCCTGACGGCCATGGTGTTCGGCAACTGGCGTCCCGTCTACACCTTCCTCGGCTGCCTGATGTTCGGCTTCTTCGCCGCCATCCAGATCCAGATCGAAGGCGTGGACTTGCCGGTCGTTGGCCGCATCCCGGGCTCCTTGATCCAGATGGTGCCGTACGTCGTCACCGTGATCGTGCTGGCGGGCTTGATGGCGAAATCCATCGCACCAAAAGCAATTGGTATCCCGTTCGTGAAATCGCGCTAA
- a CDS encoding adenosine deaminase — translation MHKKLTGLALGAALALTGTAQAAPSSNEAATARHFAALVSGTQPKTAELSLFFSMMPKGGDLHHHYSGAIYAEQFLDWVDKENYCVNKTTYRIESNKDVVAAERAKPAAQRGCLSSTEVFADAGLYAELLQRWSTKDFYNHGAIQTPPDRTFFDTFGYFGPVASSNTADGLKTLKQRAIAENLSYIETIFELSPFVQNAQFDQQVLAPGLQPAALQAVLAKWTQNLEQDTGFQKSITAYNDNVNASSTGIDDANFTMRYQAYVLRFLSPSQVFSSMVAAFKAASLNPLLVGVNIVGQESVNVSMRDYSLHMEMFKFLKAKYPNVKIALHAGELALGMVPPEGMAFHIAEAVDVAGADRIGHGMDIAYENNALATMQKMRERGIPVEVNLTSNDYILGIKGQAHPITLYRKYGVPFVISTDDAGVSRNTLSNEYVLFASQYKTDYAEIKKLSYNSLRYSFLAEADKQRLLKALDARFTRFEAQIAAADKAGKGGKP, via the coding sequence ATGCACAAGAAACTCACTGGCCTGGCGCTTGGCGCCGCGCTGGCATTGACCGGAACGGCGCAGGCCGCCCCGTCTTCCAACGAAGCGGCCACCGCGCGTCATTTTGCCGCCCTGGTCTCGGGCACCCAGCCGAAGACAGCCGAGCTGAGCCTGTTCTTTTCCATGATGCCCAAGGGCGGTGATCTGCATCATCATTACTCGGGCGCCATTTACGCCGAGCAATTCCTTGACTGGGTCGACAAGGAAAACTATTGCGTCAACAAGACGACCTATCGCATCGAAAGCAACAAGGACGTCGTGGCAGCCGAGCGCGCCAAGCCGGCCGCGCAGCGTGGCTGCCTGTCGTCCACGGAAGTATTTGCCGACGCGGGCCTGTATGCGGAATTGCTGCAGCGCTGGTCGACCAAGGATTTCTATAACCACGGCGCCATCCAGACGCCGCCGGACCGCACCTTTTTTGATACCTTCGGCTACTTCGGTCCCGTGGCATCGAGCAACACGGCCGATGGCCTGAAAACCCTGAAGCAGCGCGCCATCGCGGAAAACCTCAGCTACATCGAGACGATTTTCGAGCTGTCGCCATTCGTGCAAAACGCGCAGTTCGACCAGCAGGTGCTGGCGCCGGGCTTGCAGCCGGCAGCGTTGCAAGCCGTGCTGGCCAAGTGGACGCAGAATCTGGAGCAGGATACTGGCTTCCAGAAAAGCATCACCGCCTACAATGACAACGTCAACGCCAGCAGCACCGGCATCGACGATGCGAACTTCACCATGCGTTACCAGGCATATGTGCTGCGCTTCCTGTCGCCATCGCAAGTGTTTTCCTCGATGGTGGCCGCGTTCAAGGCAGCGAGCCTGAATCCGCTGCTGGTCGGCGTGAACATCGTGGGCCAGGAAAGCGTGAACGTATCCATGCGCGACTACAGCCTGCACATGGAAATGTTCAAGTTCCTCAAGGCAAAGTATCCGAACGTCAAGATCGCCCTGCATGCCGGCGAGTTGGCGCTGGGCATGGTGCCGCCGGAAGGCATGGCCTTCCATATCGCCGAAGCCGTCGATGTGGCGGGCGCCGACCGTATCGGCCACGGCATGGATATCGCGTACGAAAACAATGCGCTGGCAACCATGCAGAAGATGCGCGAGCGGGGCATCCCCGTGGAAGTGAATCTGACCAGCAATGATTACATACTCGGTATCAAGGGCCAGGCCCATCCGATCACTCTGTACCGCAAATATGGCGTGCCGTTCGTGATCTCGACCGATGATGCGGGCGTCTCGCGCAATACCTTGTCGAATGAATACGTGCTGTTTGCCAGCCAGTACAAGACCGATTATGCGGAAATCAAAAAGCTGTCGTACAACAGCCTGCGCTATTCCTTCCTGGCGGAAGCGGACAAGCAGCGTTTGCTGAAAGCGCTCGATGCCCGTTTCACCCGTTTTGAAGCGCAAATTGCCGCAGCCGACAAGGCAGGCAAGGGTGGAAAACCGTAA
- a CDS encoding TonB-dependent receptor — protein MINHKRLRLTQIALSLSIALAAAPSFAQNTTSSIGGRISATDGKPAAGATVTIVHTESGSVSNVTTDAEGRYVARGLRAGGPYTITITKNGEVEKREGVYVQLAETANVDATLGAQMQTVNVTGTGARAQIFNRSNMGAGTNIGANELAMQASIQRNLQDYARSDPRVSQTDKERGELSVAGQNSRYNSMTIDGVAVNDTFGLESNGSPTAKQPISIDAIQSVQVNVANYDVTQKGYTGANINAVTKSGTNDVKGSVYYVFRNDSMAGDRYDNVKDSYYAPAPFRETTKGISVGGPLIQDKLFFFANKEKLESTRTAPNFGPLGSSMTNVGVTESAIAGLQTIAKEKYNLPVGTTTVPAGTKLTVDDVLLKLDWNINDNHRAMVRYSKTDQSEPMFTGVTSSGIALNSAWRSQEKSIETIVGQWFADWTPNFSTEFKVSSRDYESLPKNNSTLPTMSLKFTGALPAGSPAGVSTNDRFLNFGTDQSYQFNVLRTKTKDAYLGANWALGDHEVKFGGDFSKNDVYNAFLQNINGNYTFGCINNVGYSFVKPNADGSTTFNCNSSAALQEQAVLENFRTGRPSSYQVQVPLAGGSLENAIADFSLKNYGFFAQDVWTVNKQLTVQYGVRVDKAAISDRPLYNAAAAAPMVAGNPQTGKVQSGGFGLNNTQTIDGQTLWQPRVGFNYKFDSARPTQLRGGFGLFQGAAATVWMSNPFANPGVATRIVGCGTSGFKACPSVGGLFNPDPNAQPTNFADAAPAANVDFLSPNLRQPSIWKGNLAFEHELPWMGLVFGAEYLRTQNKDAIYYEHLNLGAATRTGTDGRELYYSNTAYNTNCWTSTGGLSSTNAGCSGSFAKALKNPAFNNVMVAQKTDKGAGNLVTLSVSQPMTKGFGWSVAYTYTDATEVSPLTSSVSTSNFNARSIFNPNENVAANSGYLVKDRFNAVLNFQKRFFDNYKTSFGLFYEGRKGKPYSWTYSNDLNGDGVSGNDLMYIPSKPGSGEVVFRGDTATNHANEDRFWSLVNANGDLRSSKGGVVKRNDSFSPWTNSFDMRVSQEVPGFFKGNKGVFTMDFFNVGNMINRKWGRINEMAFRSAGGQTRSFVDFAGLDAQGRYIYQVRDKVEDYTVRQQKGESQWAIQATVKYEF, from the coding sequence ATGATCAATCACAAGCGACTTCGGCTGACGCAAATCGCGTTAAGCCTGTCTATTGCACTGGCGGCGGCACCATCGTTCGCACAGAACACTACGTCTTCCATTGGCGGCCGTATCTCGGCCACTGACGGCAAGCCGGCAGCTGGTGCCACCGTTACCATTGTGCACACCGAGTCGGGTTCCGTCAGCAATGTAACGACCGATGCGGAAGGCCGTTACGTCGCGCGCGGCCTGCGTGCCGGCGGTCCATACACCATCACCATCACCAAGAATGGTGAAGTGGAAAAACGCGAAGGCGTGTACGTGCAATTGGCTGAAACGGCCAATGTGGACGCCACCCTGGGCGCACAGATGCAAACCGTGAACGTCACGGGCACGGGCGCACGCGCACAGATCTTTAACCGCAGCAATATGGGCGCCGGCACCAACATTGGTGCCAATGAGCTGGCCATGCAAGCGTCGATCCAGCGCAATCTGCAAGATTACGCCCGTTCCGATCCGCGTGTTTCGCAAACGGACAAAGAGCGCGGCGAATTGTCCGTTGCCGGTCAAAACTCGCGCTATAACTCGATGACCATCGATGGCGTGGCCGTGAACGACACCTTCGGCCTGGAATCGAACGGCAGCCCGACGGCCAAGCAGCCGATCTCGATCGATGCGATCCAGTCCGTGCAAGTGAACGTCGCCAACTACGACGTGACGCAAAAAGGCTACACGGGCGCCAACATCAACGCCGTGACCAAGTCCGGTACCAATGATGTCAAGGGCAGTGTCTATTACGTGTTCCGTAATGACAGTATGGCGGGTGACCGTTACGACAACGTCAAAGACAGCTATTACGCACCAGCACCATTCCGCGAAACGACCAAGGGCATTTCCGTTGGCGGCCCGCTGATCCAAGACAAGCTGTTCTTCTTTGCAAACAAAGAAAAGCTGGAAAGTACCCGCACGGCACCAAACTTTGGTCCGCTGGGCAGCTCGATGACGAACGTCGGCGTTACCGAATCCGCTATTGCGGGTTTACAGACGATTGCCAAAGAAAAGTACAACTTGCCAGTCGGCACCACCACCGTGCCTGCCGGTACGAAGTTGACGGTTGATGATGTCTTGCTGAAACTGGACTGGAACATCAACGACAACCATCGCGCGATGGTTCGCTATTCCAAAACCGATCAGTCCGAGCCGATGTTTACCGGCGTAACGTCAAGCGGTATCGCCTTGAACTCGGCTTGGCGTTCGCAGGAAAAGTCGATCGAAACCATCGTCGGCCAGTGGTTTGCCGACTGGACGCCAAATTTCTCGACGGAATTCAAAGTATCGTCGCGCGACTATGAAAGTCTGCCGAAGAACAATTCCACCCTGCCAACCATGTCGCTCAAGTTTACGGGTGCCTTGCCGGCGGGATCGCCTGCAGGCGTGTCGACCAACGACCGTTTCCTGAACTTCGGTACCGATCAGTCGTATCAGTTTAACGTCTTGCGCACCAAGACCAAGGATGCCTACCTGGGCGCGAACTGGGCCCTGGGCGATCATGAAGTCAAGTTCGGCGGCGACTTCAGCAAGAACGATGTCTACAATGCGTTCCTGCAGAACATCAATGGCAACTACACCTTCGGCTGTATCAATAATGTCGGATACTCGTTTGTCAAACCAAACGCGGACGGCAGCACTACTTTCAATTGCAACAGTTCAGCCGCTCTTCAGGAACAAGCCGTACTGGAAAATTTCCGTACCGGACGCCCGAGCTCTTACCAGGTGCAAGTACCATTGGCAGGCGGTTCCTTGGAAAACGCCATTGCTGATTTCAGCCTGAAAAACTATGGCTTCTTCGCCCAAGACGTATGGACCGTCAACAAACAGTTGACCGTGCAGTATGGCGTGCGTGTCGACAAGGCCGCCATCAGCGACCGCCCGCTGTATAACGCTGCCGCGGCGGCACCTATGGTTGCTGGCAACCCGCAGACCGGCAAGGTACAAAGCGGTGGTTTTGGTCTGAACAATACGCAAACCATCGATGGACAGACACTGTGGCAGCCACGCGTGGGCTTCAACTACAAGTTCGACAGTGCCCGTCCAACCCAATTGCGCGGTGGTTTCGGCCTGTTCCAGGGCGCGGCGGCCACGGTATGGATGTCGAACCCGTTCGCTAATCCTGGCGTGGCAACCCGTATCGTTGGTTGCGGCACCAGTGGCTTCAAGGCTTGCCCATCGGTAGGTGGCTTGTTCAATCCTGATCCGAACGCTCAGCCGACGAACTTCGCTGATGCCGCACCTGCAGCCAACGTCGACTTCCTGTCGCCTAACCTGCGCCAGCCATCGATCTGGAAGGGCAACCTGGCGTTCGAACATGAGCTGCCATGGATGGGTCTGGTTTTCGGCGCGGAATATCTGCGTACGCAAAACAAGGATGCCATTTACTACGAGCATCTGAACCTGGGTGCAGCGACGCGTACCGGTACCGATGGCCGTGAGCTGTATTACTCGAATACTGCCTACAATACGAATTGCTGGACTTCAACCGGTGGCTTGTCGTCGACCAATGCGGGTTGCTCGGGTTCCTTCGCCAAGGCACTCAAGAACCCTGCGTTCAACAACGTCATGGTTGCGCAGAAAACGGATAAAGGTGCAGGCAATCTGGTGACCCTGTCGGTCAGCCAGCCGATGACCAAAGGCTTTGGCTGGTCGGTTGCCTACACCTATACAGATGCAACGGAAGTGTCGCCGCTGACCTCGTCGGTATCGACGTCGAACTTCAACGCCCGTTCGATTTTCAATCCGAATGAAAACGTCGCCGCCAATTCCGGCTACCTGGTGAAAGACCGCTTCAATGCTGTGTTGAACTTCCAGAAGCGCTTCTTCGACAACTACAAAACCAGCTTCGGCCTGTTCTATGAAGGTCGCAAGGGTAAGCCATACAGCTGGACCTACAGCAATGACTTGAACGGTGACGGCGTCAGCGGCAACGACTTGATGTACATCCCATCGAAACCAGGTTCGGGCGAAGTGGTATTCCGTGGCGATACGGCAACCAACCACGCTAACGAAGACCGTTTCTGGTCCTTGGTCAATGCCAATGGCGACCTGCGCAGTTCGAAAGGCGGCGTGGTGAAGCGTAACGACAGCTTCTCGCCTTGGACCAACAGCTTCGACATGCGTGTCAGCCAGGAAGTCCCAGGCTTCTTCAAAGGCAACAAAGGCGTGTTCACGATGGACTTCTTCAACGTGGGCAACATGATCAACCGCAAGTGGGGCCGTATCAATGAAATGGCTTTCCGCTCGGCTGGTGGTCAAACCCGCAGCTTTGTTGATTTTGCCGGCCTCGATGCTCAAGGCCGTTATATCTACCAAGTGCGTGACAAGGTAGAGGACTACACCGTGCGTCAACAAAAGGGTGAATCCCAATGGGCGATCCAGGCTACGGTCAAGTACGAGTTCTAA
- a CDS encoding DeoR/GlpR family DNA-binding transcription regulator, with translation MLTHQRKQYLLDLLQREGQIVAKAVSDSLGLSEDTIRRDLRELAKEGLLERVHGGALPLLPSSPALAPFAAREQISPEAKPAIGRAAGAMIQTGQVVFLDGGTTAVQLARQLPRDLRATIVTHSPSVAVELVNHPSIEVLMLGGRLYKHSIVGVGAATVEAIGRIRADLYFMGVSSLHPQAGITTGDYEEACVKRALSDASARTVVLASPEKFNTTSPFQIAPLSQVNDIIVHRDVADALVAPYREMGIAITLA, from the coding sequence ATGCTCACACATCAACGCAAACAATACCTGCTGGACTTGCTCCAGCGCGAAGGTCAGATCGTCGCCAAGGCCGTCAGCGATAGCCTGGGCTTGTCGGAAGACACAATACGGCGTGACCTGCGCGAGCTGGCGAAAGAAGGGCTATTGGAGCGCGTGCACGGCGGCGCCCTGCCCTTGCTGCCAAGTTCGCCCGCGCTGGCGCCGTTTGCGGCCCGCGAACAGATTTCACCGGAAGCCAAGCCCGCCATCGGCCGCGCGGCGGGCGCCATGATACAAACGGGACAAGTGGTATTTCTCGATGGCGGCACGACCGCCGTGCAACTGGCGCGCCAGCTGCCACGCGACTTGCGCGCCACCATCGTCACGCACAGTCCCTCGGTTGCCGTCGAACTGGTGAATCATCCATCGATTGAGGTGCTGATGCTGGGCGGGCGCCTGTACAAGCACTCGATCGTGGGCGTCGGCGCGGCCACCGTGGAAGCCATCGGCCGCATCCGCGCCGACCTGTATTTCATGGGCGTGTCCAGCCTGCATCCGCAAGCGGGTATCACCACCGGGGATTATGAAGAAGCGTGCGTGAAGCGTGCCCTGAGCGACGCGTCTGCCCGCACCGTCGTGCTGGCCTCGCCGGAAAAGTTCAATACGACTTCGCCGTTTCAAATTGCACCCTTGAGTCAGGTCAACGATATCATCGTGCACCGCGACGTGGCAGACGCCCTGGTCGCGCCCTACCGCGAGATGGGAATCGCCATCACCCTGGCATGA
- a CDS encoding bifunctional metallophosphatase/5'-nucleotidase: MKHHLTPLAAAAALTLLLAACAAPTAPSAKSVDINLVALNDFHGNLDRSKFTYTSAVDTERKTVQAGGIDTLSGALTAWRREDAQLIFVGNGDLVGASPAMSALWADEPSIVAMNMLGMKASSVGNHEFDQGKAELLRQQRGGCESSRADKACKFTPDFKGASYTYMAANVIDTQTGKSLLPAYRIEEAHGVKVGLIGAVLKDTPSVVTAAGIAGLQFGDEAGAINATLPQLRAQGVGVFVVLLHQGGETSEAVDQPDCSHLKGEVVDVVKRLDPAIQLVISGHSHQGYLCRVDGRLVTQAQMGGHMLTRIKLKVDPVKNALIDASAQNVVMLPGMYEPDPAVAAYLASVKQRSAAELSRPVAAIAVPNVGRSTKGGGASPLGDLVADSTLFGARAAGAQIGLMNNGGIRKDLEAGADLMTNVGQNQAVVPFGNTLIVVSLSGAQIRTLLEQQWPGEEAGEGNLLQVSEGFSYRWDSTQPQGQRVLPGSIMLNGIPLEDNQQYRVAANSFLAGGGDRFTVLAAGTRRLDTGVRDIDAFSNYLTARARAGKPAGSATAAGRIVRVK; this comes from the coding sequence ATGAAACATCATCTGACACCACTCGCCGCCGCAGCGGCCCTGACCTTGCTGCTGGCCGCCTGTGCCGCACCTACCGCGCCTTCCGCGAAGTCCGTCGATATCAACCTGGTCGCCCTGAACGATTTTCACGGCAATCTCGACCGCAGCAAATTCACCTATACGAGTGCCGTCGATACTGAGCGCAAGACGGTGCAGGCCGGCGGCATCGATACCTTGTCCGGCGCCCTGACGGCGTGGCGGCGAGAAGATGCGCAGCTGATTTTCGTCGGCAATGGCGACCTGGTCGGCGCCAGCCCCGCCATGTCGGCGCTGTGGGCGGACGAACCGAGCATCGTCGCCATGAACATGCTGGGCATGAAGGCCAGTTCCGTCGGTAACCACGAATTTGACCAGGGCAAGGCGGAATTGCTGCGCCAGCAGCGCGGCGGCTGCGAGTCGTCGCGCGCCGACAAGGCCTGCAAGTTCACGCCCGACTTCAAGGGCGCCAGCTACACCTATATGGCGGCGAATGTGATCGACACGCAAACGGGCAAGTCCCTGCTGCCGGCCTACCGCATCGAAGAGGCGCATGGCGTCAAGGTGGGCTTGATCGGCGCCGTGCTGAAAGATACGCCGTCCGTGGTAACGGCCGCCGGCATTGCCGGCCTGCAGTTCGGCGATGAAGCAGGCGCGATCAACGCCACCTTGCCGCAGCTGCGTGCGCAGGGCGTGGGCGTGTTCGTCGTGCTGCTGCACCAGGGCGGCGAGACGAGCGAAGCCGTCGACCAGCCCGATTGCAGCCACCTGAAGGGCGAAGTGGTCGACGTGGTGAAACGCCTCGACCCGGCGATCCAGCTGGTCATCAGCGGTCATTCGCACCAGGGCTATCTGTGCCGTGTCGATGGCCGGCTGGTGACGCAGGCGCAGATGGGCGGGCATATGCTCACGCGCATCAAGCTCAAGGTCGATCCCGTCAAAAATGCACTGATCGATGCCAGCGCGCAAAACGTCGTCATGCTGCCAGGCATGTATGAGCCGGACCCGGCCGTGGCAGCCTACCTGGCATCGGTCAAGCAGCGCAGTGCGGCCGAGTTGTCGCGTCCCGTGGCCGCCATCGCCGTACCGAACGTGGGCCGCAGCACCAAGGGCGGCGGCGCTTCCCCGCTGGGCGACCTGGTGGCCGACAGCACCCTGTTCGGCGCACGCGCTGCCGGTGCGCAAATCGGCCTGATGAACAACGGTGGCATCCGCAAGGACCTGGAAGCGGGCGCCGATCTGATGACGAACGTGGGTCAGAACCAGGCTGTGGTCCCGTTCGGCAATACCTTGATCGTCGTCAGCCTGTCCGGCGCGCAAATCCGCACCTTGCTCGAGCAGCAATGGCCGGGCGAAGAGGCAGGCGAGGGCAATCTGCTGCAAGTATCCGAAGGTTTTAGCTACCGCTGGGACAGCACGCAGCCGCAAGGCCAGCGTGTGCTGCCGGGCAGCATCATGCTCAATGGCATTCCTCTTGAGGACAATCAACAATACCGTGTCGCCGCCAACAGTTTCCTTGCCGGCGGCGGCGACCGCTTCACTGTGCTGGCGGCCGGCACGCGCCGGCTGGACACGGGCGTGCGCGACATCGACGCCTTCAGCAATTACCTGACCGCCCGCGCGCGCGCCGGCAAGCCCGCTGGCAGTGCCACGGCGGCCGGCCGCATCGTGCGCGTCAAATAA
- a CDS encoding S1/P1 nuclease, which produces MQKLLSVLALGAAFASGNVLAWGNDGHRAVGAIADQLLKGSAAQAQVAKLLLPGESLEKIANWPDCVKGTYCGPQSPEMLTYVAANPKHGEYHYTNVPFQNAHYHDHGVGTADDDIVQTLKQAILVLQGKDDAASNPHGFSQREALILITHLVGDIHQPLHVGNAFVGKDGQFFAPATQAQIDDVTVFNARGGNDLLLDDAKMTALSDAVIPAPLPADDGAAKPASSYPKSPTKPLHSYWDTTVVDYAMRRLSTRTPQQFARTVIASAPQVSSNTGDPATWPYQWADASLAASKIAFTDVVAGPATQQTSRKGEVYNVWRLTVPDNYPVPSSALAKQQLIESGYHLAAVLQAIWPQ; this is translated from the coding sequence ATGCAAAAACTGTTGAGTGTGCTGGCGCTGGGCGCCGCTTTTGCTTCCGGTAATGTGCTGGCCTGGGGCAACGACGGCCACCGCGCCGTGGGCGCCATCGCCGATCAATTGCTCAAGGGTAGCGCTGCCCAGGCGCAAGTGGCCAAGTTGCTGTTGCCTGGCGAAAGCCTGGAAAAGATCGCCAACTGGCCCGATTGCGTGAAAGGCACGTATTGCGGTCCGCAATCGCCGGAAATGCTGACCTATGTAGCGGCCAATCCCAAGCATGGCGAATACCATTACACGAACGTGCCGTTCCAGAACGCGCACTACCACGACCATGGCGTGGGCACGGCCGACGACGATATCGTGCAGACGCTCAAGCAGGCGATCCTGGTATTGCAAGGCAAGGATGATGCGGCCAGCAATCCGCACGGCTTCAGCCAGCGCGAAGCCCTGATCCTGATCACGCATCTGGTGGGCGATATCCACCAGCCTTTGCATGTGGGTAATGCTTTTGTTGGCAAGGATGGCCAGTTTTTCGCGCCCGCCACGCAGGCGCAGATCGATGACGTCACCGTTTTCAATGCGCGTGGGGGCAATGACTTGCTGCTCGACGATGCGAAGATGACGGCGCTGTCGGACGCCGTGATTCCCGCGCCGCTGCCGGCCGACGATGGCGCGGCCAAGCCGGCAAGCAGCTATCCGAAGTCGCCCACCAAGCCCTTGCATTCCTACTGGGACACGACCGTGGTCGATTACGCCATGCGCCGCCTGAGCACGCGCACGCCGCAGCAGTTCGCGCGCACCGTGATTGCCAGCGCGCCACAAGTGAGCAGCAACACCGGCGATCCCGCCACCTGGCCGTATCAATGGGCCGATGCCTCGCTGGCGGCGTCGAAGATTGCTTTCACGGATGTGGTGGCTGGCCCGGCCACGCAGCAGACCAGCCGCAAGGGCGAGGTCTACAACGTCTGGCGCTTGACGGTGCCGGACAATTATCCCGTGCCCAGCTCGGCGCTGGCCAAGCAGCAGCTGATCGAGAGCGGCTATCACCTGGCGGCCGTGCTGCAGGCGATCTGGCCGCAGTAA